A genomic stretch from Pseudomonas sp. MUP55 includes:
- the mgtA gene encoding magnesium-translocating P-type ATPase, with protein MSAVKNTPLHNKKTTDDGTRLSMRAAREAQNGLSATLANVRATRDGLTELDASARLQREGYNEVAHDKPPHAIVQFLQALNNPFIYVLLTLGVISFITDCWLPMQDGEEADPTKVIIIMTMVLLSSLLRFWQEHRSAKSAEALKAMVRTTATVLRREQVGAGPALREVPMRDLVAGDIVQLSAGDMIPADIRLIESRDLFISQAVLTGEALPVEKYDTLGDVTQKSASPLPAGQGNLLDLPNICFMGTNVVSGRATAVVVATGPRTYFGSLAKAIVGSRVQTAFDRGVNSVSWLLIRFMLVMVPIVFFLNGFSKGDWGDAFLFALAVAVGLTPEMLPMIVSANLAKGATAMAKRKVVVKRLNAIQNFGSMDVLCTDKTGTLTQDKIILEHHVNACGQRDDAVLSLAWLNSFHQSGMKNLMDQAVVQFAERNPKFQVPFAYSKVDELPFDFVRRRLSIMVKDAAGDHLLVCKGAVEEMLGICTHTMEDGAAVPLDERRREQLLAIANDYNEDGFRVLVVATRTIPKALAREQYTTADERNLVIHGFLTFLDPPKESAGPAIAALQQIGVAVKVLTGDNAVVTSKICRQVGLEPGQPLLGVEIEAMDDATLLRRVEERTVFAKLTPLQKSRVLKALQANGHTVGFLGDGINDAPALRDADVGISVDSGTDIAKESADIILLEKSLMVLEEGVLKGRETFGNIMKYLNMTASSNFGNVFSVLVASAFIPFMPMLAIHLLLQNLMYDISQLALPWDKMDKEYLAKPRKWDAKNIGRFMIWIGPTSSIFDITTFALMWYVFSANSVEMQTLFQSGWFIEGLLSQTLVVHMLRTRKIPFFQSTAAWPVLMMTCIVIALGIYVPFSPLGTLVGLQPLPLAYFPWLVGTLLAYCCVAQLMKTIYIRRFKQWY; from the coding sequence AAAAACCACCGACGACGGCACCAGGCTGTCGATGCGCGCCGCCCGCGAAGCCCAGAATGGCCTGTCGGCCACCTTGGCCAACGTACGCGCCACCCGGGACGGCCTGACCGAACTGGACGCCTCGGCGCGCCTGCAACGGGAAGGCTACAACGAGGTGGCACATGACAAGCCGCCTCACGCCATCGTGCAGTTCCTGCAGGCACTGAACAATCCCTTCATCTATGTCTTGCTGACCCTGGGCGTAATCAGCTTTATCACCGACTGCTGGCTGCCCATGCAGGACGGCGAAGAGGCCGACCCCACCAAGGTCATCATTATCATGACCATGGTACTGCTGAGCAGCCTGCTGCGTTTCTGGCAGGAACACCGCTCGGCCAAGTCCGCCGAGGCGCTTAAAGCCATGGTGCGCACCACCGCCACCGTGCTGCGCCGCGAGCAGGTTGGCGCCGGGCCGGCCCTGCGCGAAGTGCCGATGCGCGACCTGGTAGCCGGTGACATCGTGCAGCTGTCGGCTGGCGACATGATCCCCGCCGACATCCGCCTGATCGAATCGCGCGATCTGTTTATCAGCCAGGCGGTGCTGACCGGCGAAGCCCTGCCGGTGGAGAAATACGACACCTTGGGCGATGTCACGCAAAAGTCCGCATCGCCCCTGCCTGCCGGCCAGGGCAACCTGCTGGACCTGCCCAACATCTGCTTTATGGGCACCAACGTGGTCAGCGGCCGGGCGACCGCCGTGGTGGTTGCCACCGGGCCGCGCACGTATTTCGGCTCGCTGGCCAAGGCGATTGTCGGCTCACGGGTGCAAACCGCGTTCGATCGCGGCGTGAACAGCGTCAGCTGGCTGCTGATCCGCTTCATGCTGGTGATGGTGCCGATCGTGTTCTTCCTCAATGGCTTCTCCAAAGGAGACTGGGGCGATGCCTTCCTGTTCGCCCTTGCGGTCGCCGTTGGCCTGACCCCGGAAATGCTGCCGATGATCGTCAGCGCCAACCTGGCCAAGGGCGCCACGGCCATGGCCAAGCGCAAAGTGGTGGTCAAGCGCCTCAATGCGATCCAGAACTTCGGCTCCATGGACGTGCTGTGCACCGACAAGACCGGCACTCTGACCCAGGACAAGATTATCCTCGAACACCACGTCAACGCCTGCGGTCAGCGTGATGATGCGGTGCTGTCCCTGGCCTGGCTCAACAGCTTTCACCAGAGCGGCATGAAAAACCTGATGGACCAGGCCGTGGTGCAGTTCGCCGAACGCAACCCCAAGTTCCAGGTGCCGTTTGCCTACAGCAAGGTCGATGAGTTGCCGTTCGATTTCGTGCGTCGGCGCCTGTCGATCATGGTCAAGGACGCTGCCGGCGATCATTTGCTGGTGTGCAAGGGCGCCGTGGAAGAGATGCTGGGCATTTGCACCCACACCATGGAAGACGGCGCCGCCGTGCCTCTGGATGAGCGCCGCCGCGAGCAGTTGCTGGCGATCGCCAATGACTACAACGAGGACGGTTTCCGCGTACTGGTAGTAGCCACCCGCACCATTCCGAAAGCGCTGGCACGTGAGCAGTACACCACCGCCGACGAACGTAACCTGGTGATCCATGGCTTCCTGACCTTCCTCGATCCACCAAAGGAAAGCGCCGGCCCGGCGATTGCCGCACTGCAGCAAATCGGCGTGGCAGTCAAAGTCTTGACCGGCGACAACGCGGTGGTCACCAGCAAGATCTGCCGCCAGGTGGGCCTCGAGCCAGGCCAACCGTTGCTGGGGGTGGAAATCGAAGCGATGGACGACGCCACCCTGCTGCGCCGGGTGGAGGAGCGCACGGTGTTCGCCAAGCTGACGCCGCTGCAGAAATCGCGGGTGCTCAAGGCGCTGCAAGCCAACGGCCACACGGTCGGTTTCCTCGGCGACGGGATCAACGATGCGCCTGCGCTGCGCGATGCCGACGTGGGTATTTCGGTGGACAGCGGCACGGACATCGCCAAGGAGTCGGCCGACATCATCCTGCTGGAAAAGAGCCTGATGGTGCTGGAAGAAGGCGTGCTCAAGGGCCGCGAAACCTTCGGCAATATCATGAAGTACCTGAACATGACCGCCAGCTCCAACTTTGGCAACGTGTTCTCGGTGCTGGTGGCCAGTGCATTCATTCCGTTCATGCCAATGCTGGCCATTCACCTGTTGCTGCAAAACCTGATGTACGACATCTCCCAACTGGCGCTGCCGTGGGACAAGATGGACAAGGAATACCTGGCCAAACCGCGCAAGTGGGATGCGAAAAACATCGGTCGCTTCATGATCTGGATCGGGCCGACCTCGTCGATCTTCGACATCACCACCTTTGCCCTGATGTGGTACGTGTTCTCGGCCAACAGCGTGGAAATGCAGACCCTGTTCCAGTCCGGCTGGTTTATCGAGGGCCTGCTCTCGCAAACCCTGGTGGTGCATATGTTGCGCACCCGCAAGATCCCGTTCTTCCAGAGCACGGCCGCGTGGCCGGTGTTGATGATGACCTGCATCGTCATTGCCCTGGGCATCTACGTACCGTTCTCGCCGCTGGGCACCCTGGTGGGCCTGCAGCCGCTGCCGCTGGCGTACTTCCCATGGTTGGTGGGCACGCTCCTGGCTTACTGCTGCGTCGCCCAACTGATGAAGACGATCTACATCCGCCGCTTCAAGCAGTGGTACTGA
- a CDS encoding DUF2493 domain-containing protein, producing the protein MRVLICAGRHYADTKKSRQVLDAYHRLRPVQVLIHGGNQFLGSDIEEWAREIGIDVVRYPPNWQRHGKQAERQRNHFMLADSRPDVIIALPGGDDTSELVCQAKATGISVLTVES; encoded by the coding sequence ATGCGCGTGCTGATCTGTGCAGGTCGTCATTACGCCGACACAAAAAAGTCCCGCCAAGTGCTGGACGCTTACCACCGCCTGCGCCCTGTGCAGGTGCTGATCCATGGCGGCAACCAGTTCCTGGGCAGCGACATCGAGGAATGGGCCCGCGAAATCGGGATCGACGTGGTGCGGTATCCGCCGAACTGGCAACGCCACGGCAAGCAGGCGGAGCGCCAGCGCAACCATTTCATGCTGGCCGACAGCCGCCCCGACGTGATCATCGCCCTGCCGGGCGGTGACGACACCTCGGAACTGGTCTGTCAGGCCAAAGCCACCGGCATTTCGGTGCTGACCGTAGAAAGCTGA